Proteins co-encoded in one Capsicum annuum cultivar UCD-10X-F1 chromosome 9, UCD10Xv1.1, whole genome shotgun sequence genomic window:
- the LOC124887035 gene encoding uncharacterized protein LOC124887035 has translation MVCGIGAARCINETAGEVLDTSRGWASHHRGDWWWNEEVKKKVDTKKGVYAKLIESKDEKEKRVFREEYKLARKEAKLAVMAAKTTIFESFYRGVDTTYPRRGALVYAFCERCGLINETWGNGEIDEDVSHRIGVGWMKWKLATGVLSDKQVLPKLKGKFYRVAVRLAMFYGVDCWPVKNSHI, from the exons atggtatgtgggatagggGCAGCTAGGTGCATCAATGAGACTGCTGGTGAAGTGTTGGATACGTCCAGGGGCTGGGCTAgtcaccatcggggggattggtggtggaatgaagaggtaaAGAAGAAAGTAGATACTAAGAAGGGGGTGTATGcaaagttgattgagagtaaggatgaaaaAGAAAAGCGGGTGtttagggaggagtacaagttagcgaggaaggaggctaagctAGCAGTTATGGCTGCTAAGACAACAatatttgagagctt ttATAGAGGTGTTGACACAACGTATCCAAGGAGAGGTGCCCTAGTGTATGCTTTTTGTGAACGATGTGGTTTGATTAACGAGACCTGG gggaatggtgagattgacgaagATGTCTCTCACCGAATTGgggtgggatggatgaagtggaagcttgcCACGGGGGTGTTGTCTGATAAGCAGGTGctgcctaagcttaaaggcaaattttacagggtggcagtccgccTGGCCATGTTTTATGGAGTAGattgttggccagtcaagaactctcatatttaa
- the LOC107841659 gene encoding craniofacial development protein 2-like produces MSIKLVFGGFTLNAYSVYAPQVGLSEEEKIRFWEDLDEVVRGMPSSEKIVIAGDFNGHIGTLQGGFSNVHGGFGFGERNEEGAALLDFARSFGLVVVNLSFSKKDDLLITFQSAIAKTQINFLLLKKEDRVLCKDCNVISSENLSTQHRLLVMDLGIKNGK; encoded by the coding sequence atgtctattaagttggtcttTGGGGGATTTACCTTGAACGCTTATAGTGTGTATGCGCCACAGGTGGGCTTGAGTGAGGAGGAGAAGATCCGATTTTGGGAGGACTTGGATGAGGTGGTAAGAGGCATGCCTAGCTCTGAGAAGATTGTTATAGCAGGGGATTTTAATGGGCATATCGGGACGTTACAGGGAGGCTTTAGcaatgtgcatggtggttttggttttggggagagaaatgaggaGGGAGCTGCTCTGCTagattttgcgaggtcctttgggttgGTGGTGGTGAATTTGAGCTTTTCAAAGAAGGACGATCTCCTGATCACCTTTCAAAgtgcgatagccaagacccaaatTAACTTTTTGCTACTTAAAAAAgaggatagggtgttgtgtaaggactgtaatgTCAtttcgagtgagaatctttcaacCCAGCATAGGCTATTGGTCATGGACTTAGGCATAAAGAACGGTAAGTAG